From Clarias gariepinus isolate MV-2021 ecotype Netherlands chromosome 2, CGAR_prim_01v2, whole genome shotgun sequence, one genomic window encodes:
- the znf512 gene encoding zinc finger protein 512 — MSVIYVSKRKITRPERKPQIGDTKMMDKVVAVCGGVPSMTEEASQQKIKRTYRRKKYHDLQPVSTEDVPTEDGSSCTPVVHTDSVNGSKTQPVVYGAATACRTRDKVGSGLELLRERVPVIVPVAQYTQRSPLANSRAQRSEVYCMKKEIPSYPPGSQEEAWQLQILAKGRVTCPKCKRVGRKTVEGLKKHMVACKLHVFKCTHCGKQLKTSTGMKYHLMADHNKLPTPDDGRDLDDHAVKEKLRKVLKRLGKLKCSKEGCTGSFTSIMGYVYHMKKCGKAESELEKLLMNCKHCGKPYRSRAGLEYHLRSEHGPGPQQTEANGQMASSLECESGARAKRTSAQVAIFHLREIANQELFKEWPKRKVQRDLVPDDRKLRYSRPGLPAFSQEVLRKWKNEVKLNRKMQCPNKGCGCYYTSVSGLKAHLGLCTLGNFRAGKYTCLICKKEFNSESGVKYHINSVHSQDWFVVTSKAKSFTSSRKLKPKKPRAPNPALPFPQDSCTRQDKQPPADVQKSESICPETSERKTNDEKKSRKCKLSTKEKDCTDSQSGSSSTSASSSSESEAEAPGNETTTSS, encoded by the exons GAGACACAAAAATGATGGATAAAGTGGTTGCAGTGTGTGGCGGTGTTCCATCTATG ACTGAAGAGGCAAGTcaacaaaagataaaaagaacaTACCGCaggaaaaa ATACCATGATCTACAGCCAGTCTCCACTGAAGATGTTCCTACAGAAGATGGGTCATCGTGCACTCCGGTGGTCCATACTGACTCTGTGAATGGCTCGAAAACACAACCTGTTGTTTATGGTGCTGCCACTGCATGCAGGACAAGGGACAAGGTTGGCTCTGGTTTGGAGcttctgagagagagag TTCCTGTAATAGTTCCTGTAGCACAGTACACTCAGAGGAGTCCCTTAGCTAACAGCAGAGCTCAGAGGTCAGAGGTCTATTGCATGAAGAAGGAGATACCGAGTTACCCTccag gAAGTCAAGAGGAGGCCTGGCAGCTGCAGATTTTAGCCAAGGGCCGAGTGACTTGCCCCAAGTGTAAACGTGTAGGAAGAAAAACAGTGGAGGGACTAAAAAAACATATGGTAGCCTGCAAACTG CATGTATTTAAATGCACACATTGTGGGAAACAACTAAAGACTTCAACTGGAATGAAGTACCACCTCATGGCTGACCACAATAAACTG cccaCCCCGGATGATGGACGTGACCTGGACGACCATGCAGTGAAAGAAAAACTGAGAAAAGTGCTAAAAAGGTTGggaaaattaaaatgttcaaaAGAG GGGTGTACTGGCAGCTTCACAAGTATAATGGGTTACGTTTATCACATGAAGAAATGCGGTAAGGCGGAGTCTGAGCTGGAGAAGCTCCTAATGAACTGCAAGCACTGTGGGAAGCCTTATCGCTCCAGAGCAGGACTGGAGTACCATCTAAGATCGGAGCATGGTCCA GGACCCCAACAGACTGAGGCAAATGGCCAAATGGCATCCAGTCTGGAGTGTGAATCCGGTGCCAGGGCCAAACGCACATCTGCCCAGGTGGCTATTTTCCATCTGCGTGAGATCGCCAACCAGGAGCTGTTCAAGGAGTGGCCCAAGAGGAAGGTACAGCGAGACCTGGTCCCCGATGACAGGAAG CTACGTTATTCCCGCCCCGGATTGCCCGCCTTCAGCCAGGAGGTCTTGCGAAAGTGGAAGAATGAGGTGAAGCTGAACAGAAAAATGCAGTGTCCCAACAAG GGTTGTGGCTGTTACTACACAAGTGTGTCAGGTCTAAAGGCTCATCTGGGACTTTGCACCCTG GGCAACTTTCGGGCCGGGAAATACACATGCCTGATATGTAAGAAAGAGTTCAACTCAGAGAGTGGTGTGAAATACCACATCAACTCTGTTCATTCCCAG GACTGGTTTGTGGTCACGTCCAAGGCCAAGAGTTTCACCTCCAGCAGAAAGCTCAAGCCAAAGAAGCCGCGGGCACCAAATCCAGCTCTCCCTTTCCCCCAGGATTCCTGCACCCGGCAGGACAAACAGCCTCCAGCTGATGTTCAGAAGAGTGAATCCATATGCCCAGAAACATCAGAGAGGAaaacaaatgatgaaaaaaagagCAGAAAGTGCAAATTGAGTACAAAGGAGAAAGACTGCACTGACAGCCAGAGCGGCAGCAGCAGTACAAGTGCGAGCTCCAGCAGTGAGTCAGAAGCAGAGGCTCCAGGAAATGAGACCACAACCTCAAGCTGA
- the ift172 gene encoding intraflagellar transport protein 172 homolog encodes MQLKHLKTLLPPQDGAAKVTCMAWAPNNAKFAVCTVDRVVLLYDEQGERRDKFSTKPADSKYGKKNYVVKAMAFSPDSTKIALAQTDNIVFVYKIGAEWGDKKVICNKFVQTSAVTCLLWPAENSIVFGIAEGKIRVANTKNNKSSSIYGTESYVVSLTSNVSGKGILSGHADGTVVRYFFDDEGSGESQGKLLTHPCPPYALAWGSSSIIVAGCDKKIVAYGKEGHILQTFDYSRDRLEKEFTVAATSPSGQSVVLGSFDRLRVFNWTPRRGAWDEAPPKEIPNLYTITALSWKKDGSRLCVGTLCGGVEQFDCCLRRSIYKNKFEMTYVGLSQVIVKNLSTGTRVVLKSHYGYEFDEVKIMGKDRFLVAHTSDTLLLGDLVSNKLSEVVWQGSGGNEKFFFENETVCMIFNAGELSLVEYGKNEILGSVRTEFMNPHLISVRLNERRQRGVDDNKKLAYLIDIKTIAIVDLALGYNIGTVSHDLRIDWLELNETGRKLLFRDKKLRLNLYDIESGLKTTVLSFCSYVQWVPGSDVVVAQNRSNLCVWYNIDSPEKVTMLPLKGDIVDLERANGKTEVIVLEGVNTVSYTLDEGLIEFGTAIDDGDFFRATAFLETLEMCAETEAMWKTLSKLSLEAQQLHIAERCFAALGNVSKARFLNKTNKIADSVLKEPGGDGKEHYQVKARLAMLDKNYKLSEMYYLEQNAVSEVMEMYQELQMWDNYIAIAEAKGHPDLDNLRRSYSAWLIETKQNEKAGEMKESEGDYVGAVNFYLKAGLPAKAAWLAMNRDELLSSSIVTRITSALIKEEFYERAGDLFRRISNNQRALDSYCKGNAFKKAVELARVAFPSEVVKLEEAWGDYLIQQKRMDAAVNHYIEAGCGSKAVEAAIGARQWKKALHIVELQEDKSSAKYYLKIAQHYASLQEYEVAERLFVKGGHIKDAIDMYAEVGRWEQAHKLAVTCMTEDEVSALYINRAVELEKEEKYKEAERLFCTVGEPDMAITMYKKKKLYDDMIRLVAKHHKELLKETHIHLAKELEVEGRFQEAEHHYIQGQDWKAAVNMYGTNEMWEEAYRVSKSHGTVSAYKQVVYLWARNLGGETAVKLLTKFGLLEDAIDFAAENRSFDFAFELARLSSKQKIPEIHLKNAMFLEDEGKFSEAETEFIKAGRPKEAVLMYLHIQDWNAAQGVAEAHDPDSVADVLVEQAKYCLEQKDFQKAEAFLLRAQRPELAIKYYREAGMWSDAMLICKEYIPNKLSILQEEYEKEIAKNGSRGVEGMIEQAREWEQTGEYARAVDCYLKVNDLSNVNLLVTCWTKAAELAIKFLTREKAVGVVQTVGPRFVQHRRYTAAAELYLNLDLIKEAVDAFMEGEEWNKAKRIAKELDTRLEGYVDQCYKEHLKNKGKVDLLVGVDVMAALDVYADRGQWEKCIDIASKQNFKVLHKYCALYATHLIKEGDVEKVLDLYVQHGMPASSENFNIYKRMFLELMNLRDRDGAKSYRMWANLRDILHLLCENLTKSTEANTPAHEVFEQMLVVAHYYATRSAAKGIDQLSTLAAKLSISLLRHTELIPADKAFYEAGLAAKDIGSENMAFIFLNHFLDLADCIDEGTIDAVDHTDFQDTDIPFEVSLPSKLHVTVEMREEIRDWLLTVSMEQRLEPVLPKDERGTYEASLLAANIGIRSLPCVITGYPVLHDKIEFKRPGMAANKDDWNKFLMATKTTHSPECQDVLNFIARWCGGLPTAGYTFQ; translated from the exons ATGCAGCTAAAGCATTTGAAGACGCTTCTCCCTCCACAG GATGGAGCTGCGAAGGTTACATGCATGGCCTGGGCTCCGAACAACGCAAAGTTTGCCGTCTGCACTGTCGATAGAGTGGTTTTGTTGTATGATGAACAGGGTGAGAGAAGGGACAAGTTTTCTACAAAGCCTGCTGACTCTAAA TACGGGAAGAAAAACTACGTGGTCAAAGCCATGGCATTTTCCCCAGATTCCACGAAAATCGCTTTGGCTCAGACTGacaatattgtgtttgtgtacaaaATCGGAGCAGAATG GGGAGACAAGAAAGTGATTTGCAACAAATTTGTGCAGACA AGTGCTGTGACATGTCTACTATGGCCAGCAGAAAATTCTATTGTTTTTGGAATAGCAGAGGGAAAA ATCCGAGTGGccaacacaaaaaacaacaaatcatcCAGTATCTACGGAACAGAATCCTATGTCGTTTCCTTAACTTCAAA TGTCTCTGGGAAAGGGATTCTCTCAGGCCACGCGGACGGGACTGTTGTGCGCTACTTCTTTGACGATGAAGGCTCAGGCGAGTCTCag GGTAAATTGCTGACTCATCCATGCCCACCGTACGCTCTGGCCTGGGGAAGCAGCAGCATTATTGTGGCTGGCTGTGATAAGAAGATTGTAGCTTATGGGAAGGAGGGACACATCCTGCAGACGTTTGACTACAGCCGGGACCGCTTGGAGAAGGAGTTCACAGTCGCAGCGACAAGCCCAAGTGGCCAGTCAGTGGTGCTGGGTAGTTTTGATAG ATTAAGAGTTTTTAACTGGACCCCTCGGAGAGGTGCTTGGGATGAAGCCCCTCCTAAAGAAATTCCAAATCTGTATACCATCACAGCTCTGTCCTGGAAAAAAGACGGCTCGCGGCTCTGTGTG GGCACACTGTGTGGGGGAGTCGAGCAGTTTGACTGTTGCCTTCGCAGGAGCATTTACAAGAACAAGTTTGAGATGACTTATGTCGGCTTGAGCCAG GTGATTGTGAAGAACCTTTCCACAGGCACACGAGTGGTTCTCAAGTCTCATTATGGCTACGAGTTTGATGAGGTAAAAATCATGGGGAAGGATCGCTTCCTGGTGGCCCACACCTCAGACACCCTTCTGCTGGGAGATCTGGTCTCCAATAAACTGAGCGAG GTGGTGTGGCAGGGCTCTGGAGGGAATGAGAAGTTCTTCTTTGAAAATGAAACT GTATGCATGATCTTCAACGCAGGAGAACTGTCTTTGGTGGAGTACGGCAAAAACGAAATCTTAGGATCTGTTCGCACTGAATTTATGAATCCCCACCTTATCAG cgtcCGTCTTAATGAAAGGAGGCAAAGAGGGGTGGATGATAACAAGAAGTTGGCCTATCTAATCGACATCAAAACCATAGCCATAG TGGACTTGGCTCTTGGTTATAACATCGGGACTGTTAGTCATGACTTAAGGATTGACTGGCTGGAGTTAAACGAGACGGGTCGCAAGCTGCTTTTCCGAGACAAGAAATTACGG CTGAACCTGTATGATATCGAGAGCGGACTGAAAACCACAGTACTGAGCTTCTGCTCCTACGTGCAGTGGGTTCCAGGCAGTGATGTGGTGGTTGCTCAGAACCGCAGCaacctgtgtgtgtggtacAACATCGATAGTCCAGAGAAAGTCACCATGCTCCCTTTGAAA GGGGATATTGTTGATTTGGAAAGGGCAAACGGCAAAACCGAGGTGATTGTGCTGGAAGGGGTAAACACGGTCTCCTATACGTTGGATGAAGGACTGATAGAGTTTGGAACAGCCATTGATGATGGAGATTTTTTCAG AGCTACAGCATTCCTGGAAACACTAGAAATGTGTGCTGAGACTGAAGCCATGTGGAAGACGCTGAGCAAGCTGTCTCTGGAGGCACAGCAGCTACACATTGCAGAAAG GTGCTTTGCAGCTTTGGGGAACGTCTCCAAAGCACGATTCCTGAACAAGACCAATAAAATTGCTGATTCTGTTTTAAAGGAACCT GGAGGTGATGGCAAGGAACACTATCAAGTGAAAGCGCGGCTAGCAATGCTAGATAAGAACTATAAACTCTCTGAGATGTACTACTTGGAACAG AATGCAGTCAGTGAGGTAATGGAAATGTACCAGGAGCTACAAATGTGGGACAACTACATTGCAATAGCAGAGGCCAAG GGTCACCCAGACTTGGACAACTTGCGACGCAGCTACTCCGCCTGGCTGATAGAGACCAAACAGAATGAGAAAGCAGGGGAAATGAAGGAAAGCGAGGGCGATTATGTAGGAGCAGTTAACTTTTACCTTAAGGCCGGACTTCCAGCCAAAGCTGCCTGGCTGGCCATGAACAGGGACGAGCTCTTGTCCAGCAGTATCGTCACCCGCATTACCTCTGCTCTCATTAAAGAAGAGTTTTATGAGCGG gcAGGTGACCTTTTCAGGAGGATAAGTAATAACCAGCGTGCTCTAGATAGTTACTGCAAAGGCAACGCTTTCAAAAAGG CTGTGGAGCTTGCACGCGTGGCATTTCCTTCTGAAGTGGTGAAGCTAGAGGAGGCCTGGGGTGACTATCTAATCCAGCAAAAAAGAATGGATGCTGCAGTCAATCATTACATTGAGGCTGG GTGTGGTTCCAAAGCAGTCGAAGCAGCGATTGGGGCACGTCAGTGGAAGAAAGCTCTGCACATCGTAGAGTTACAAGAGGACAAATCCTCAGCCAAATACTATTTAAAGATCGCCCAACACTATGCCTCTTTGCAGGAATATGAG GTAGCGGAACGCCTGTTTGTGAAGGGAGGCCATATCAAAGATGCTATAGACATGTATGCTGAGGTGGGGAGATGGGAGCAAGCACACAAG CTTGCTGTGACATGCATGACCGAGGATGAAGTGTCTGCTCTCTACATCAATCGAGCTGTTGAGCTAGAGAAGGAGGAGAAGTATAAAGAAGCTGAACG GCTGTTTTGCACTGTTGGTGAGCCTGATATGGCAATCACCATGtacaagaagaaaaagctctACGATGACATGATTCGTCTTGTTGCCAAACACCACAAAGAACTCCTAAAGGAGACTCATATTCACTTAGCCAAG GAGTTGGAAGTTGAAGGAAGATTCCAGGAGGCTGAGCATCACTACATTCAGGGTCAGGATTGGAAAGCAGCagtcaacatgtatggcacaaatGAGATGTGGGAGGAAGCATATAGG GTGTCAAAGAGTCACGGGACAGTCAGCGCCTACAAGCAAGTGGTCTACCTGTGGGCCCGAAATCTAGGAGGAGAGACAGCTGTTAAACTTCTTACCAAGTTTGGCCTTCTGGAGGATGCCATCGATTTTGCAGCTGAAAATCG TTCATTTGACTTTGCCTTTGAACTGGCCCGACTGTCATCAAAACAGAAGATCCCAGAAATCCATCTGAAGAATGCCATGTTTCTGGAAGATGAG GGTAAATTTAGCGAAGCTGAGACAGAGTTCATCAAAGCAGGAAGGCCGAAAGAGGCAGTTTTGAT GTACCTGCATATACAGGATTGGAATGCAGCCCAGGGTGTGGCTGAGGCTCATGACCCAGACAGTGTGGCTGATGTGCTGGTAGAGCAGGCCAAGTACTGCCTTGAGCAAAAAGACTTCCAAAAAGCAGAAGCATTTCTTCTCCGAGCACAGAGACCTGAGCTCGCCATCAAATATTACAGA gAGGCTGGCATGTGGAGTGATGCTATGCTCATCTGTAAAGAGTACATCCCCAATAAGCTGAGCATTCTTCAAGAGGAATATGAAAAAGAGATTGCAAAAAATGGCagtcg GGGAGTAGAGGGTATGATTGAGCAGGCTCGGGAGTGGGAGCAGACGGGTGAATATGCTCGGGCAGTGGACTGCTACCTGAAAGTGAATGATTTGTCCAACGTGAACCTTCTTGTTACATGTTGGACGAAG GCAGCAGAACTGGCCATCAAGTTTTTAACACGTGAGAAGGCCGTGGGTGTTGTTCAGACTGTTGGACCACGCTTTGTGCAGCACAGAAGGTACACTGCG GCTGCTGAACTATACCTTAACTTGGACCTCATCAAGGAAGCTGTAGATGCCTTCATGGAGGGGGAAGAATGGAACAAAGCCAAGCGAATAGCCAAAGAGTTGGACACAAG GTTAGAGGGATATGTTGACCAGTGTTACAAAGAGCACTTGAAAAACAAAGGCAAGGTGGACTTG TTGGTTGGTGTAGACGTCATGGCTGCATTAGATGTGTACGCAGACAGAGGCCAGTGGGAGAAATGCATTGATATTGCATCCAAGCAG AATTTTAAGGTCCTACATAAATACTGTGCTCTTTATGCCACCCACCTCATCAAAGAAGGCGACGTAGAGAAAGTTCTTGACCTGTATGTACAGCACGGGATGCCAGCCAGCTCTGAG AACTTCAACATCTACAAGCGCATGTTCTTAGAGCTGATGAACCTCCGAGACAGGGATGGCGCCAAATCCTATCGCATGTGGGCTAACCTGAGAGACATTTTACACTTGCTG tgtGAGAACCTGACCAAGTCTACAGAAGCCAACACTCCGGCCCATGAAGTCTTTGAGCAGATGCTTGTAGTTGCTCACTATTATGCAACCCGCTCAGCAGCCAAAGGCATTGACCAGCTG AGTACTTTGGCAGCCAAGTTATCCATTTCACTGCTTAGGCACACTGAGTTAATTCCAGCAGACAAGGCTTTTTATGAGGCAGGCCTGGCAGCAAAG GATATTGGGTCTGAGAATATGGCCTTTATTTTCCTCAACCATTTTCTGGATTTGGCAGAT TGTATTGATGAGGGTACAATAGATGCTGTGGACCACACAGATTTCCAGGACACAGACATTCCTTTTGAGGTCTCCCTTCCATCAAAGCTCCATGTCACT gtggaGATGAGGGAGGAGATCAGGGACTGGCTTCTGACAGTTTCCATGGAGCAGCGGTTAGAACCGGTCCTACCCAAGGATGAGAGAGGCACGTATGAGGCCTCACTGCTTGCTGCTAACATCGGCATCCGCTCCTTGCCCTGTGTTATTACAG GTTACCCTGTTCTCCATGATAAAATTGAGTTCAAACGGCCAGGCATGGCAGCTAACAAGGACGACTGGAATAAATTCCTGATGGCTACCAAG ACCACTCACAGTCCGGAGTGTCAAGATGTTCTGAACTTTATTGCCCGCTGGTGTGGAGGACTTCCAACAGCTGGATACACCTTTCAATAA